A section of the Oncorhynchus gorbuscha isolate QuinsamMale2020 ecotype Even-year linkage group LG06, OgorEven_v1.0, whole genome shotgun sequence genome encodes:
- the LOC124037705 gene encoding nuclear receptor ROR-beta-like translates to MRAHIEVIPCKICGDKSSGIHYGVITCEGCKGFFRRSQQNNAIYSCSRQRNCLIDRTNRNRCQHCRLQKCLALGMSRDAVKFGRMSKKQRDSLYAEVQKHQASQELTAAREEGGEVGGHSRAYSRGSSAALSDLDDITLPDGLLCDLPLTPEGAEREFCNLEMMGGSGGSSSSSQSSPEQNRLDFGDSNHHIKHEYQLLHESGLFTHALVNPLPEGFSMLEIERITASVVKSHIETSQHGSEELKRLIWSLYTPEETRSFQSKSAEVMWQQCAIHLTNAIQYVVEFAKRITGFLDLCQNDQVILLKAGCLDVLLIRMCRAYNPINNTILFDSKFASAQTFKALGCDDLVGAVFDLAKSLSCMQLSEEEMALFSASVLLSPDRPWLTDRQQVQKLQEKVYLALQHCLHRGGSSEEKLAKMVSKLPMMKSICNLHFDKLEFFRLLHPETAFNFPPLYREVFSSEITFPDSTMD, encoded by the exons cACACATTGAAGTAATACCCTGCAAGATCTGTGGGGACAAGTCATCAGGGATCCACTATGGTGTAATCACCTGCGAAGGCTGCAAG ggcTTCTTCCGACGCAGCCAGCAGAACAATGCTATATACTCCTGTTCCCGGCAGAGGAACTGTCTGATTGACCGTACCAATCGGAATCGCTGCCAACACTGCCGGCTGCAGAAGTGCCTGGCCCTAGGCATGAGCCGTGATG CGGTGAAGTTTGGCCGCATGTCCAAAAAGCAGAGAGACAGCCTGTATGCTGAGGTCCAGAAGCACCAGGCGTCCCAGGAGTTAACTGCCGCCCGTGAGGAGGGAGGCGAGGTCGGAGGTCACAGCCGGGCATACAGCAGAGGCTCCAGTGCCGCTCTCAGCGACCTTGATGACATCACCCTGCCAGACGGCCTGTTGTGTGACCTGCCCCTGACACCAGAGGGCGCTGAAAGAGAGTTCTGCAATCTGGAAATGATGGGGGGAAGCGGGGGTAGCAGCTCCTCCTCTCAAAGCTCACCcgaacagaacagactggacttCGGAGACAGCAACCACCACATCAAGCACGAGTACCAGCTGCTGCACGAGTCCGGCCTGTTCACACACGCGCTGGTCAACCCTCTACCCGAGGGATTCTCCATGCTCGAGATTG AACGTATAACTGCTAGTGTGGTAAAGTCTCACATAGAGACCAGTCAGCATGGCAGTGAGGAGCTGAAGAGGCTTATCTGGTCCCTGTACACCCCTGAGGAGACACGCAGCTTCCAGAGCAAG tctgcgGAGgtcatgtggcagcagtgtgccATCCACCTCACCAATGCCATCCAGTACGTGGTGGAGTTTGCCAAGCGCATCACTGGATTCCTGGATCTCTGTCAGAACGACCAGGTCATTCTTCTCAAAGCAG GATGTCTGGATGTGCTTCTGATTCGCATGTGTCGTGCCTACAACCCCATCAACAACACTATTCTGTTTGATAGCAAGTTTGCTAGCGCACAGACCTTCAAAGCTCTTG GTTGTGATGACCTTGTGGGTGCTGTGTTTGACCTGGCCAAGAGCCTGAGTTGTATGCAGCTCTCTGAAGAGGAGATGGCTCTGTTCAGTGCTTCTGTTCTCCTGTCACCAG ACCGACCATGGTTGACAGACAGGCAACAGGTACAGAAGCTTCAAGAGAAAGTATATCTGGCTCTGCAACATTGTCTACACAGAGGTGGCTCATCAGAGGAGAAACTGGCAAAG ATGGTGTCCAAGCTTCCCATGATGAAGTCCATCTGTAATCTACACTTTGACAAGCTCGAGTTTTTCCGTCTGCTCCACCCGGAGACTGCATTCAATTTCCCCCCTCTGTACCGTGAGGTGTTCAGCAGTGAAATCACCTTCCCAGACTCCACAATGGACTAA